CCCACTTTTCGTGCCGCTGTGGTGCAGGCCTCCCCTGTTTTTCTGGACAGGGATGCCACTGTGGAGAAGGCCATTCGCCTCATTGAGGAGGCTGCGGGGCGGGGGGCGCGCGTAGTTGTCTTCCCTGAAACCTGGATACCGGGCTATCCCATCTGGGCCTCCCGCATTCAGTCCTGGCGGGAACTGCGCACGGGGCATCGCCTGTTCGTGCGTCTTTACCACAATGCGGTGGAGGTGCCCTCTCCCCCAGTGGACGCCCTCTGCCGCGCCGCCCGCAAGGCCGAGGTGTATGTGGTGATGGGCATCAACGAGCGGGAGCGGGAGTTCGGGCGTGGCACTCTCTATAACTCCATCCTGTTCATCGGTAAGGATGGGCGCCTCTTGGGGAAACATCGCAAACTGATGCCCACTTTCCACGAGCGCACCGTGTGGGGTATGGGAGATGGGAGCGGTCTACGGGTCTACGAGACGGAGGTGGGGCGTCTGGGGGGGCTGATCTGCTGGGAGCATTGGATGCCTTTGACAGGCTACGCCCTGTGGGCGCAGGGCGAGCAGCTGCACGCCGCCTTGTGGCCGTGGCCCTCTCCCTACGGGAAGGACACGGTGGAGGGGGAGATGCACCAGGTGGCCAACCGCCACTACGCCTACCAGGGGCGGTGCTTCGTACTGTGCGCCTCGGCGTGGATGACCCGCGGGGACCTCCCCAAGGACTTTGAACTGGCCGAACAGGCCCAATCCTGGGAGGACCCCCTCCTGGTAGGGGGGAGCGCCATCATCGGCCCCAACGGGCGTTACCTGGCCGGCCCCCTCTATGAGGGGGAGGGCATCCTCTATGCCGACATTGACCTGAATGAAATCCCCGCCCGTAAACAGAGCCTGGATGTGGTGGGCCATTACGCTCGCCCCGATGTGTTCCAGGTTACCATCTCCCGGGCGCGGCAGGTGCCCGCCACTTTCCAGGAGCCTCCCATGCCCGTGCGCCCTGAGCAGATCCCCGACGAACTATGAGTATAAGGGGGCACTGTGGTGGCTGCTGTGCCTCCCGATGTGCAAGCGGCGT
This genomic window from Dehalococcoidia bacterium contains:
- a CDS encoding carbon-nitrogen hydrolase family protein; translated protein: MDALPTFRAAVVQASPVFLDRDATVEKAIRLIEEAAGRGARVVVFPETWIPGYPIWASRIQSWRELRTGHRLFVRLYHNAVEVPSPPVDALCRAARKAEVYVVMGINEREREFGRGTLYNSILFIGKDGRLLGKHRKLMPTFHERTVWGMGDGSGLRVYETEVGRLGGLICWEHWMPLTGYALWAQGEQLHAALWPWPSPYGKDTVEGEMHQVANRHYAYQGRCFVLCASAWMTRGDLPKDFELAEQAQSWEDPLLVGGSAIIGPNGRYLAGPLYEGEGILYADIDLNEIPARKQSLDVVGHYARPDVFQVTISRARQVPATFQEPPMPVRPEQIPDEL